The proteins below come from a single Necator americanus strain Aroian chromosome V, whole genome shotgun sequence genomic window:
- a CDS encoding hypothetical protein (NECATOR_CHRV.G18644.T1) — MPVKNATRRDPRVHVAYLTTSSEGWSMMEQGQVKGPMMTFHLKQFLRRSFDVGNNRNDLEIREFERQFEMPNYNQMTMKVRAETNIDTEGYTATYKRVLG; from the exons ATGCCCGTGAAAAATGCCACCAGGAGGGATCCACGAGTTCATGTCGCATATCTGACCACCTCTAGCGAGG GATGGTCAATGATGGAACAGGGGCAAGTTAAGGGACCGATGATGACGTTCCATCTGAAGCAGTTTTTGCGAAGAAGCTTCGACGTTGGCAACAACCGCAATGACCTCGAAATTCGAGAG TTCGAACGACAATTTGAAATGCCAAACTACAACCAGATGACTATGAAGGTTCGAGCGGAGACGAACATTGACACTGAAGGATACACGGCAACGTATAAACGAGTACTAGGATGA
- a CDS encoding hypothetical protein (NECATOR_CHRV.G18646.T1) produces the protein MDTRNTIVRTTTVRRCGNSHCGNGVAGDLLAIVVDAPRSSVQRNLPPTEKGGPTTFINAVKIKTITQNEFLKRGSRLEKSSLR, from the exons ATGGATACAAGGAACACAATTGTTCGCACTACGACGGTTCGACGATGTGGAAACAGCCACTGTGGAAACGGCGTAGCGGGCGATTTATTAGCTATTGTTGTAG ATGCGCCGCGGTCATCCGTGCAACGAAATTTGCCACCAACTGAAAAA GGTGGTCCGACAACGTTCATAAACGccgtgaaaataaaaaccatcaCCCAAAACGAGTTCCTCAAGCGAGGTTCACGTCTCGAGAAATCTTCTCTCCGCTGA
- a CDS encoding hypothetical protein (NECATOR_CHRV.G18645.T1), whose translation MAHLSNVLFALLIVVIGARYEDRYDRSKMPWDLRPVQNYIGLWSLQSTTGRSRDLPPPDQIDFAINPVPKFGARAINIT comes from the exons ATGGCGCACCTCTCAAATGTGTTGTTCGCTCTTCTGATTGTTGTAATCGGTGCCAGATATGAAGACA gGTATGACCGATCAAAAATGCCATGGGATCTGCGCCCTGTGCAGAATTACATCGGACTTTGGTCACTGCAATCAACTACTGGCAGATCAAG agatcTGCCACCGCCTGATCAGATTGACTTCGCTATAAATCCAGTACCAAAGTTTGGCGCCAGAGCCATCAATATTACGTAA
- a CDS encoding hypothetical protein (NECATOR_CHRV.G18646.T2): MDTRNTIVRTTTVRRCGNSHCGNGVAGDLLAIVVGWSDNVHKRRENKNHHPKRVPQARFTSREIFSPLKMVVLGGSKSELSPR, from the exons ATGGATACAAGGAACACAATTGTTCGCACTACGACGGTTCGACGATGTGGAAACAGCCACTGTGGAAACGGCGTAGCGGGCGATTTATTAGCTATTGTTGTAG GGTGGTCCGACAACGTTCATAAACGccgtgaaaataaaaaccatcaCCCAAAACGAGTTCCTCAAGCGAGGTTCACGTCTCGAGAAATCTTCTCTCCGCTGAAGATGGTCGTACTGGGTGGTTCAAAAAGCGAACTTTCTCCACGTTAG